A stretch of the Fusobacterium varium genome encodes the following:
- a CDS encoding endonuclease V, whose amino-acid sequence MEITREEKIKRKFIGAHVSTVGGPFNAPKNAKEIGARAFGMFVKNQRRWEAKPLTDEDIEKFKKALKENGYTSEYILPHDSYLINLGTKDEEKREKSLNAFIEEIKRCDQLGLKYLNTHPGSHLNEISEDECINNIADCINKAIEATENIVIVLENTSGQGSNMGYKFEHLGKIIEKVKSKERIGACIDTCHTITAGYELKDEIGYKKTMDEFEKYVGFKYLKGVHLNDSKFDTGSRKDRHDSIGKGILGMEFFERFMNDERFDNIPIILETIDSSIWKEEINLLYSLIK is encoded by the coding sequence ATGGAAATAACAAGAGAAGAAAAAATAAAAAGAAAGTTTATTGGTGCTCATGTCAGTACAGTTGGAGGTCCATTTAATGCTCCTAAAAATGCAAAAGAAATTGGAGCCAGAGCTTTTGGAATGTTTGTTAAAAATCAGAGAAGATGGGAAGCTAAACCATTAACTGATGAAGATATAGAAAAATTTAAAAAAGCTTTAAAGGAAAACGGCTATACTAGCGAATATATTCTTCCACATGACAGCTACCTCATAAACTTAGGTACAAAAGATGAAGAAAAAAGAGAAAAATCACTCAATGCTTTTATTGAAGAAATAAAAAGATGTGACCAGTTAGGACTAAAATACCTGAATACTCATCCAGGAAGTCATTTAAATGAAATATCTGAAGATGAATGTATCAATAATATAGCAGATTGTATAAATAAAGCTATTGAAGCTACAGAAAATATAGTTATAGTATTAGAGAATACATCTGGACAAGGTTCTAATATGGGATATAAATTTGAGCATTTAGGAAAAATTATTGAAAAAGTAAAAAGTAAAGAAAGAATAGGTGCATGTATTGATACCTGCCATACAATTACAGCAGGATATGAATTAAAAGATGAAATTGGCTATAAAAAAACTATGGATGAATTTGAAAAATATGTTGGATTTAAATATCTTAAAGGAGTTCATCTGAATGATTCTAAATTTGATACAGGAAGTAGAAAAGATAGGCATGACAGCATTGGAAAAGGTATACTGGGAATGGAATTTTTCGAAAGATTTATGAATGATGAAAGATTTGATAATATTCCCATTATATTAGAAACTATAGATAGTTCTATCTGGAAAGAGGAAATAAACCTTTTATATAGTCTTATAAAATAA